Below is a genomic region from Spirosoma radiotolerans.
TCGTAAGAATACGGTCCAATCTTATCAATGAAATATTGCAAAATCTCTTTGGCCGGGCGGTAATCAACAAACCCCTTCTGGCTATCATTGGGATAGAGCCAGCTTTGCACGGGCACGCCACCAACCGCGCCAACCTCTTCGACGGCAAAATGAGCCGCGCCAATCACCATTACCTTGGTTGGAATAGGCGTATTTTCCTGCCAGCGAGTCAGCTTGCGCCCGTTCGGCAAACTACTTTCGTTGACCAGTTTTCCGTTGGCAATAATACGGTACGTAGCAGGCGCGTTGACCGCAAAAGAACAGGTTGCCTTGTCGGATGGGTGGTCGACGACCGGGAGGTAATTGCGGGCGTTGTTGGGCCAGTTGTCCCCAAAGAAGGTTCGCTCGCCAAACTTATTCTGGCTAATAATCAAGCCCCGGGCCGGTGTGCCTCCGTATCGGATAACCACTTCGGTGGATTGATTGGGCGCGGCAGCCAGGTTTATAAATACCCGGTCGTTACGCTGGCTAAATGGAACCGTTTTCCCGTCGGGTAAGCTCACCGAACGAACACGCATGCCAGTTTCGGACGAATCGCGGGGGCTGATCAGGTCGAACCAAACGGTTTGCCGGTCATCGGCACGCGTAAAGCGAATGGTCGTTTCCCCCTGAATCTGGTTGGTAGAATCACTTAAGGTGAGTGCGAACGCGTAATGCTGCACATCAACGCCGGGCTGGGTAAATCGGGCGGCATAGCCCGGCAGTTGCGCATGAGCCACACCGGTTAACAGCGCCAGCAGGGCCACTAAAAATCCTTTTTTCTGTTTGTTCATTCGTTATTACGCCTTTATCGCCTGGCACAATTCAATCAACACCCCATTGGTGCCCTTTGGATGCAGGAAACAGACTAGTTTATTGTCAGCGCCCCGTTTGGGGACTTCATTCAACACAGTGAAACCCTCACCTTTCAACCGTTCCATCTCCGCAAGAATATCATCTACTTCAAAGGCGATGTGGTGAATTCCTTCCCCCTTTTTCTCCAGAAATTTTGCAATCGGGCTGTCCGGGCTGGTTGCTTCGAGTAGCTCAATTTTCGTTGACTTTCCCGGTGATTCGGAACCGGAATTTACGGTAAAGAACGATGTGACTACGCCTTCCGATGCAACCGTCTCCGTTTTATAGGGCTGCACGTTCAGCAGTTTGGCAAATAAGTTATTGGATACCGCCAGGTCGCGGACGGCAATACCGATGTGTTCAACGTTGGTTAGCATAGGCGGACCCGACAGCCCCTGGCTACCGGTATTAATAGCATTTCGACGGCCAGAGGCTATCGGGTACATAGAACAAGAACTTTTCCGTTTGGCCGAAAGTTATAGAGAAAGCATTGATATGCCTTAACATTGATTCGATTACAACTATGGTTACGGTTTCAGAAATCGCCAAAAACAAGATTGTTGAACTCCGTCAGAAAGACGGTCTTGCCGAAAATACGGCCATCCGCGTAGCTGTAGAAGGTGGTGGATGCTCCGGGTTGATGTATGATCTTCAGTTCGATGCAACCCAGCAACCCACCGATCATCTTGTTGAAGACAAAGGCATTAAGATTCTGGTAGATCGCAAGAGCTTACTCTATCTGGCGGGTACTGAGCTTGATTTTTCGGACGGTTTGAATGGGAAAGGCTTCCAGTTTAAAAATCCTAATGCAACCCGTACGTGTGGTTGCGGAGAGAGTTTTGCCGTCTAAATCGCACAGGCGGCCCTGCGGGATTTTATTGATTTTTTGATTGATATGATTTTGAAAAGCCGCTATGTAGCGGCTTTTTTTATTGGCCCAAAGCCCAGGGTATTATGGAGATTGTTAGATTGCGCAGCAAGATAAATCCAGAAAAATTATAAAAATTCCGGTTTCAGATGACAGCCAAACCCGTTAGCCATTCACGCACAACGCTTACTGAGTTGATGATTCCATCGTATGCCAACTTTGGCGGTCGCGTACACGGGGGCATCTTGCTGTCGCTGATGGATAAAGTCGCCTATGCCTGTTCGGCCAAACACGCGGGCCAGTATTGCGTAACGGTATCCGTCGATGGAGTGAATTTCCGGCAGCCAGTCGATGTAGGCGAATTAGTTTCCTTACTGGCATCGGTCAATTACGTAGGCCGGACTTCGCTGGTGGTGGGCATCAAAGTCATTGCGGAGAACGTGAAAACGGGCACTGTCAAACACACTAACACCTCATATTTTACAATGGTAGCAAAAGACGATTCAGACCAGCCAACTGAAGTGCCTCCCCTCCTGCTCGAAACACCCGACGATGTCCGGCGTTTCCTGGAGGCCATGAAGCGTAAAGAACTCCGGGCATCGTACAGCGAGCATTTTGACAATGCCAAAACGCGGATGCTGGTTAAGGAAAACATTGGCAAATTGACAAAAGAACGTTGTGCCTTATCAGACAGTATGAGCCAGGATTTACTTGATTTAACGGATTCCTCTGATTTAAACCGCGAGATCATTCTATAGTGGTTAAGTGTCTCGGGCTGAACCAGAAGAATCCGTTGAATCAACTAAATTCTGGTTTAGATTTCGCCCCGGACAATCTTAGCCCCGGCTACCATGTTGGTTAGCTTTTGTTTGGCGGCCCAGCGAGCCGTTTGGCTCAGGCCGCAGTCAGGGGCAACGGCCAGTTTCTCGGCCGGAACGTAAGGCAGGCATTTACGAATGCGTTCAGCCACATCTTCCGGCGTTTCGATGTAGTAGCTTTTTACGTCGATGACGCCCACGGCCACATCGAATTTTTCAGCGAACCGGGCCAGCAGATTTACCTCCGAAAAATTCAGGATGGTCATTTCGGAATGAAGTTCATCGACCGTCATGTCCAGAAAATCGGGGAGCATGGGCGCAATGGATTTTTTACCCACCGACCGGCCTTTGTAATTCCCGAAACAGAGATGCATGGATAATCGGGTTTTCCCCACGCCCGGCGCTACCGTCCGGTTAAAGATGTCGACAAAACGCCGGGTATCTTCGCGATACGCATAGCACGACATCGACGGTTCATCGACACAGATTTCCGGTACGCCCAGAGCGACTAAATCGGCAATCTCTTTATTCACCAGGGGCAGCAAAGCCTCGGTTACTTCCCAGCGATCCTTGTACAAACTCCCGGGCAACAACCGCCCACTAAGCGTATAGGGGCCAGGAATAGACACTTTCAGACCTTGTCCCTCGGGAGCAAGCCGTTTCAGGCGCAGGTACTCCTCCACGACGCCCAGTCCTTTCGGCGCGGTTAGTGGTTCGACGATGTTGTGCTTACCACGCTGATCGTGTGCGGGCGGACCAAACCGGCGTAGTTCGGTTTCGTTATTCTGAATGCCGTTAATGTAGCCGTAAAACGATAGATTGAAATCGAACCGGGTTTGCTCACCGTCAGTAATTACGTCCAATCCGGCCGAAACCTGATCATGAACCGATGCCACAACGGCATCTTCAATCATTTCGTTGATATCGGCCGGTCCGAATTGCGAAAGATTCTGGCTGGAAAATTCGAGCCAGCCAGGAAACGGCATCGAGCCGACAACGGTAGTTTTGATGGGAATGGGCTGCAAGATGGTAGGGGTTTAGGCTCGAAAAGGAGGGCGGGATTTTTCATAGACTAATTTCCCACCACAGCATGTTTTCTATCTGGTCAAACAATCGAAATCCATTTTTTTCCAACACTTTCTGGGAAGCTACATTTTCTGCTTCGGTATCTGCTACCACCCGCCGGACACCGGGCTGCTGACGAGCCCAGGTTACCATTCCGTTCACCATCTCGGTCATGTAACCCTGCCGATGCAGCCCCGGATATGTTCCATAGCCAATCTCGATGGTTCCGGTTTCATCAGGCTCACCCTTGAACTTAGCTTCCGCTACGAACTGTTTTTTCGCCCGGTCAATGGCCAGCCACATGGTGTGAAAAAGCGGATCGAGGGCAGGGTCCTGCAAACGAGGTATAGTGAAATAAACGATAATGCTCCGCACCGGCTCCACAGCTTGCCGGTACCCTTTCTGCAAGCCCAGGGTTTGCTCCAATTCATACTTGTTGGCAAGATGAAGATGAAGCTGCTCAAGCGTGAGGGGAATAAGGGTCAGGCGTGGCGTTTCAATCATAAGCAAAGTTAAATCAAAGTTAAATCTGTCCTTCACTCACACTCCAGCCGCCATCTACGGTTAGCACCTGACCCGTGGTAAAGGCCGAATAATCGGACATGAAATAAACGGCAGCACCATCCAGATCAGAAGGCAGGCCAATGCGGCCACCACCGAGCGGCTGCTTGGTTTTCGTAAACGCTATAATATGCTCATCCTGGGTGGCACGCTGCGCCATCGGCGTTTCGACCAGAGCCGGAGCCAATACATTGACCCGGATATTGTCGTTGGCATAATAAGCTGCAACTGACTTAGTGAAACCAATCACCGCCGATTTCATGGCTGCATAGGCATGGGTAGCAAAATACGTTGGCGACGGGCTGGAGCCCAGTACTGAACCCATGTTTAGAATTACTCCCCCGCTACCCTGTGCCCGGAATGTCCGCACGGCCGCCTGATTCGATAGCATCAGGGAGGTTAAATTGAGGTTGACCGTATAATTCCACCCGTCCAGCGTAAGGTCATGAAGGGGGCCATCGCCAAACCGCCGGCCACTGCCGCCTGCTACGTGGAAAAGTCCGTCGAAGCCGCCGAAAATCTGCTGACACAAGGCAATGGCTTTAGGGGCCGTTTGTGGATCAGATGCGTCGCCCGACATTGCCAGCCCATTGCCGTCGAGTTGCCTTTCAGCAACGGTACAACTTTCGGGATTTCGGCCTACCACAACGACCTGCGCCCCCTCACGCACAAACGACAGCGCAGCCGACAGGCCCATGCCGGTTGTGCCGCCAACCACAACGATTTTTTTAGACTCCAGCCACATAAGTATCTAAGTAGATTTTAGTACACAAGAAACGAATTTGGCCGATGACGAGCAACATCCCGACAGGCTGACTAACGCGTCCAAGCAGTACTCACTAAATTCTTAGCTCAAGCCAAATCCCGCTCAATGATTTTCCCGCTGGCCTTCTCCTTCAAAATCAGCTTATTCCGGCCATCATGGGTCATTTCCTGTTTGATCAGGTAGTGATCCGCATCATACTCGACAAGCGTAGATTCGGGTTTAAGCCCCTCTTGTCCGCGCCAGACGGGTAAGTTTACTTTTTCCCACTGCTTCGTTTCCGCTGATTTATAGGCCGCGTCGAGAACGGCATTCACTACGTAGCCATCGTAAAACGTCTCGGCGGGTTCACGGCCTTCTTCCTGCGATTTGAACATGTCCGTAAACATGTGATTGTAGCCCAGGTCATTCACCTCGTCGCCAACCGGAAATAGCCAACCCGTGTTGGATTCGGCTTTTTCGGCCACATAATCAGCCCCTTTGCCCGAACTGTACATTTCGAAACCGGTTCGTAGAAAGTTATTGATCCAGATGGTGCCTTCGGTGCCCATTACTTCGTCGCGGAGGTCCATACCGCCCCGGAAAGCCCAGCTCACTTCAAACTGTCCGATGGCGCCGTTTTCGTATTTCACCAGGGCAATGGCGTGATCCTCGGCGTCAATGGGTTTCACCTGCGTAGCGGCCCAGCACATCACCTCTACCGGCTTCACATCCTTACCGATAAAATTTCGGGCAATTTCGACACAGTGACAACCTAAATCGAGCATGCAGCCGCCCCCCGCCTGCTCTTTGTCCCAGAACCAGTCGGAGTGCGGTCCGGGGTGTGTTTCGCGGGATTTAGCCCACAGAATTCGGCCAAGGGCTCCGTTTTTAACACTGTCCAGCGCTTTCAAAAACTTAGGTGTGTAACATAAGTCCTCTAGGTAACCGGCAAAAATGCCCGCTTCTTCAGCCGTCTGCATCATCCGCAACGCTTCATCGGCCGTACGGCCAAGGGGTTTCGTACAAACCACCGATTTCTTGTGTTTGGCGCAGAGGTTGACCGCCGTTTCGTGAATGTTGTTGGGAAGCGCAATACAAACCATATCTACATCGGGATGCGCAATGACCTCTTCCATATCGGTCGACGCAAAATCACATCCATAATCTGTCGCAAATTTTTGGGCAGTTTCTTCCCGGCGGGCATAAATGGCAACAACTTTATCCCGGCTGCGCTGGCCATGAATGGATTCGGCATAGAAGCGGCCAATGAAGCCGCCCCCGAGCATAGCAATACGTTGCATAGTTGAGAGGTTAGATAAATGGTTAATCCGTACTTTCGCACAGTTAAAGTAGAGGACGCCCACCGTATTTTTTTACTCATGGTCGAGTTTTTCGATATCCATACCATTTTTTTTACGCTGTGGGATTACCCCATGAGTTACCTCGAATTTTTCGGGGTTTTATCCGGGTCAATAGCAACCTGGCTCGCGGCCCGCGCCAACGTCTGGAGCTGGCCAATCGGGGCCGCCAGTGTCCTGCTATTTTTCTTTTTGTTCTTTCAGATCCAGCTTTACCCCGACATGTTTTTGCAGGTCTTCTTTTTCATAACGAACCTGCAAGGCTGGTGGCGCTGGACCCACCCCAAGGCCCAGGAGGCCGATCAGCACAACGAACTCCGTATTACCCGGCTTATAGGACGACCGCTGGTTCTGGTGTTGCTCGGGGGGCTGGTAGCTACAGGTGTACTAGGCGCTCTTGCTCAAAATCTGCACATCTGGTTTCCCATATTGTTCAGTCAACCCAGCGCCTTCCCCTACCTCGATTCGTTCACGACCGTAATGAGTATTATCGGCACATTTATGATGATTCATAAAAAGCTCGAATGCTGGTGGATCTGGCTGCTTGTCGACATCATCAGCACCTTCATGTATTTTACCAAAGGGGTAAAACTGGTTGGGGTCGAATACGCAATTTTTTGCCTAATCGCTTTCCAGGGTGCCTGGCACTGGACCCGTGAATACCGGTCGTATTCGGTAGAGCAAACTACACATTAACCTCGTTCGCTTTTAAAGTGCTGCCTTACAACCAACAAGGGCAATTGAGGGTCTACTCAAAAAGTTACGAACGCCCTCATGAAACACGTTGTACTTCTGCTTTCTCTGTTACTCGTTCTGGCCTGCTCAAAATCGGATGATACCGTATCGCCTAATAATCTTATAGGTACCTGGCGGTTGATTACTTATTGCAAACCAGCCAGCAGTTCAACGTGCATGACGGTTGATGTACCTTCCAATAAAGGTGTATTTATCACGTTCAACTATGCCGGTGAATTCAACGAGTTTTACGAAAATACCAAGCCGGTTGAGTATAGTTTTTTAGGTTGCTTCGGCGGCAATTACAAAACAGAAGGAAATAATATACGAATTATGGCTGCCTGTATGTCATCAATGAATGGCAAGCTCATACCCCTGTTATCGTTAACGGGTAACCGATTAGTCTTAAATCCATATAGTACGGGCGAGTATGTTTTCATCAGACGATAAGCCGTATGTAGCTTCTTCGTCAGGCTTTCAGAACTTAATTTTTCGAGTGGCTTGTGGCTATTCGGTCTATTACCAATAAATTGATAGACTAACTTAAATACTACTGTAAAATAGTACGTTTTTTAGATAGCTAATTATAAAACAAGATATATTAATTATAAATATAATAAGAATATTTATCCTTAACGTACTGATAACTATTATATTACCAGTTTTGCATTATAACTTTGTATTGAAAACCAAACAGTGAACCCCTATGGCAGTTGCCAAACAATTCCTCAAAAGCAAGCCTCTTGCGAAAGTAACATTTGAATTGTCGGCCGAAGCCGTCAATGGTGCTAAAACGGTCGCTCTGGCCGGTGAATTCAATGGCTGGGATGCCCAGGCCCTGAAAAAACAGAAAGATGGTTCTTACAAAACTACGGTTGAACTGCCCGTTGGTGGCGAATACCAGTTCCGTTACGTTTTGGATGGTACGACATGGACAAATGATACGGCTGCTGACAAATACGTTCCAAGCGGAGTATCGTTTGAAGAGAACTCAGTGGTTGTTCTCTAAGCAAGAAATTGAAACCATCAAGGGGTGAGCAGGCTTGTCGACAAGCCTGCTCACCCCTTGATGGTTTTACCCTAATGCGTTTTATACCGTAAAGCTATCGGAATCGACATAAGCTTTGATCAGGGCGACTTCCCCTTCCTTACCCTTCTGCGATTTTCCGTGCTCCATGCCAAAAATAAAGTCTTTACCCGCAGCTTTTTGCTTCTGATAAACGTACTTGAAAATATTCTTGTAGTTAATTTCACCCGTCGTTGGCTCATTACGACCAGGGTTATCGCCAATCTGAAAATAGCCAATCTCGCTCCAGCACCAGTCGATGTGGGGAATAATATGGCCCTCATTTTTCTGCATGTGGTAGATGTCAAACAAAATCTTACAGGAAGGGCTATTTACGGCGCGGCAAATTTCGTAGGTCTGATCCGATGTACGCAGGAATAGATTCGGCGAATCGCTTAGGGGTTCAAGCACCATCGTCAGGCCCGCTGGTGCCAGAATGTCAGCCCCACGGCGCAGGGCATCAATGACGTTACCCGTTTGAATACCAATGGGCAGATTCCGCTCGAAATCCCCCGGTACAACCGTAGTAAATTTAGTATTGCAACGCTTGGCGGTTTCAACGGCTTTCCGGCAGCCGTTCAGGAAAATGTCAATATATTCGGGCTTTCCGGCAGCCAGCGTATTCTGTGAATTACCGCCTTTGTCGAGGACAAATACACCCATCGTCATTCCCAGACGAGCCATTTCCTCCCCAATTTTGGTTTGCATAGCGGGTTCACGGCCCATCATTCCATTGTCTTCCATCGCCGTGAAACCCATATCGGCCATAAACTTGAGCTGGTCGATGAGGTCTTTACCGGCGCTGTTCTCAAACATCCCAAAGTGCGGGGCGTATTTAAGTTTAAACGTGTTTTTAGCCAGTGAATCTGACTGCCAGTTGCCTGCTACCGACTCACCGGTTACGGCGGCACCCGCCAAGCTTAAGCCAGCCGCGCCAACTGTTGATTTTACAAAATTACGTCGTTGCATATGTGAGGTTGTCTGAACCAGAGTTTGTGTGATTTTGCGGATGGACTATGCTTGTCAAGATAAAGCTTCCGCTAAAAGCATACGCCATAATCAATCAGAAAAATCAACTAAATCTCGGTTCTATTTCTTTTTTAAACTTGATAAATAATCCACTAAATCGACTAATTCCTGCGTGTTCATGGCTTCCTGTATACCCGATGGCATCATGGAGGTATCCAACTGTTTCATCGAAACGACATCCGACATTTTGTAATTCTGCACAACGCCACCCGGAAACTTCATTTGCAGATCCGTCTCGGTTTTGCTGGATACAATACCTGTCATGGTACTACCGTCTTTAAATTTCACCGCCCAGCCCTCATAGCCAAAGCTAATACCAGCGTCGGGATGCAAAATAGCCAGATACTGGCCTTCCTTGGGCAATTTAGACCCAATTTCTGACAGCTTGGGGCCAAAGTCCATACCCTCGCCGTTGACCTGGTGGCAAATGCTACAGTTGTTCTTGAAAACAGAAACACCGCGTGCCGCATCGCCATTCATCGCCAGTAGTTCGTTTATGGCGGGCAGTTTCTTCCCTTCGGCACTTTGGCCGCCATCCAGGAAGCTAGCGGCCTGCTGACGAATGTTTTTTCGCCAGTCGTTACTCACACCCTGCACGGCTGCTTTTTTGTAATCGCCTTTAATATCGCCAGACTTAAGTAAGGCCACGACCATATCGGCTCCTTCTGCACTACCTCCTAATGAACGAGTCGCTTCTTTACGTAAGGCCGCAGACCGTTTCTCGTCCAATGCTACCGTTTTTAAAATATCAATAGACTCTTTGTTGCCCACCCGACGCAAAGCGACCAGCATATTAGCCGCAGCTTCCGGATCACTGCCATTAAGTACATCCCAGACCATAGGGCTGCCTTGCTGCTTGAGTAATTGCCGGGCCGCATCTCGCCCCACGCCTTCCAATGGTTTCTGAACCGCCAGCTTGGCCAGATGCGCATTTTCGGATACGGGTTCGAAACGCATGACCAATTCAATGTATTCGGGTGTACCATATACATCGGTCATGAGTTTATTCAGGGCATTTGTTGCTACAGGGGAGTTTTTCACGAAAGCCGGGTCAAGGTGACGCAGAGCAAGTTTGGTAACCTCCGTGGAGCCACTGTTTGCCTGCAAAATACCCAGCAAAGCATTGGACTTTTCAACAGCGCCCGGATTAAAATCAAACGCCCGGAAATACCGCAACCGCTGGTTTATATCAACGGCCGGATCACCTGCCAATTTGGCCAGCATCGGCACGGATTCCTTGGTACGGGCACGCCACACGATGTCACGACCACCCGCATTGGCTAAGGCCGGGGCGTCGTTACGCTCGTTGCTCATCTGCTTCACCCAGGCGGTGTAATATGTATCCCAATTAGAATCAGCGCCTATACCCAGCGCTTCCAGATACCAACGGTCTTTGCCATCATATTGACTGGCCAGTTGCGCCCACAGTGCCGGAGCCTCGGCGCTCTGGTTTCGGCGTAGTGCGATAGCACACTCCCGACGCACCTGCGGATCAGGGTCGTTGACAAGTTGCTTTATGTAGGGAATAATGTCTGATTTGAGTTCGCGGGCGGCACGGAGGCCCGTAATGCGCAGATCAGGATTATCGCTTTTTAACGCTGTTTCGATCCATTTCGGTCCTTTCTCTGCTTTACTCAGCAACCACAGCGCCCGAGCCTGCATCCGGGGATTAGCCGATGTTTTATAAAGTTTAGCCAATTCTTTTTCTGCTTTTTTACCCATGCCAGACAGTTTCTGCCAGCCAGCATAGCGGATAGACATGTTTGGGCTTTGCAGAGCTTCGATAGCGCCCTCGGTCGTTGTCAGATCCACCTTAGGCATTTTGTACGGCGAGTTTGGTGGTGCTACCCGGTAAACGCGTCCCCGACTTTGATCGCCCGCCTGGTGGCCACCCACACCGGGGTCATACCAGTCGGCAATAATCAATGAGCCATCCGGTGCCACACATACATCGGCCGGCCGGAACCACTGGTCACGAGCCCCTTCCAATACATTGACAATCTCGGCTTTATACCCTGCTCCGTCTTTTTGTACTGGATACGACCGGACGACATTCGGGCCGGCATCGCAATGGATCATCTGATTCCGAAAAACCTCCGGCAACAGCTTACCCTCATACACGATCATGCCCGTTGGCGAACCAGCCCCAGTTTGCAGGAGGTTAGGTACAACACCGGGATCATTAAGGTGCCAGTGCCGTCTTGGTATTTCGGGCTCAATGTTCTCCCGGTTGGCCTGCCAGCCTGCGCCCGTCATTTCGTCGGTGTATCCATAGTTGCCATATTCCATAACATAATTGATCCGAACGCCCTTGTTACCATCGTCGTCATTATCCGATTGCCACAGGGTGCCGTACGAATCAACGGCTACTTCGTAGTTATTGCGGAAGTTTTGGCCCAATACCTCTACGTTTTTCCCATCGGGATCGCAACGGAAGACCATGCCCATCTTGAAATTCTGCTTATCGATCGTCTTGCCGGTAGCTACATCGACGACTGGGTTACCGTCTTTGTCCTTAAGTTGCCCACCCTCATTGCCGAAGTTGAAATACCACTTGCCGTCGGGTCCGAAGACAAACGTGTGCATACCATGATCATGCTGCTCACCACCGATACCCGTAAAGAGCAGTTCTTTTTTATCAGCTTTATCGTCTCCGTTTTCGTCGGTAAAGACCCAAACGTTCGGACTGTCCGACACAATCACTTTGTTGCCCTGCACCCAAATGCCGAGCGGTGACTCAATATCGGCTCCCTGATAAAACACCTTCGACACATCGGCTTTTCCATCGCCATTCTGATCTTCCAGAATCACAATGCGATCGCCTTCTTTGCGGGTTGGATTGCCATTAATGGCGGGGCGATAGTTATAGGCTTCGCAAACCCAAACCCGGCCACGAGCATCCACGTCAATATCGGTTGGGTTGGCCAGCATTGGCTCAGCGGCAAACAGGGTTGCTTCCAGACCGGGTGCTACGTTCAAACTACCGACAGCATACTTTGGATCGTGTTTGTCGTCGTCGCCAAGTTGAGCGAATAGGCCTGTCAGATACCGGTTGGAAGCTCCATTCAGGTTTCGATTCTGATAAGCTCCGACAAAAGCACCACCAATTACCAAACCAGCGGCTGATAGTGCGATTGCCCGGCGTGCGAGGGCCGAGCGTTTGGGTGATAAAAAATTAGTCATACAGTCAGCCCAATAGAGGAGCGTGTTAGCTATTAACTGATACAGGAAATGCCTACCCTGTAAAATGAAATTACTGATAATTTATACCCGTTTACAGCTATATTCTTTTCGCAAATTATTCTCCCTATAGTACAATTTCAATCTTTTGTGTAGCATTGCACCGTCACCTTTATCACTCTTTAACTTATTAAGACTATGGGCTTTTTGTATTCTATTCTAATTGGGGGCATTGCCGGTTATATTGCGAGTCGGCTGATGGACAGCCACAACTCGGCTCTTGTGAACATCATCCTCGGAATTGTGGGAGGGTTTGTTGGGGGATTTGTTGCCCGTAAGCTTGGCAACGACCCCGATAATGATGGCTTATTTATGAATTTGTTGATTGCTGTGGGCGGTGCTGTCCTATTGATTTTTGTGGGTCGGCTGTTATAGATAAACAACAATGCAGCTAACCATTGTCTACTCACACCGCTGTTGACAGGTGAGTTTTCAGGATGAAGTAAAAGGGTTGGCTACCGTCGGGTTGGCTAACCCTTTTTTGCTTTATGAAGCAGGATTCTGCCTGCTCGGCCTGAATCGTAGAATTTCCATTTGGCTTATTTTCCGGCTTTTACTCGTATTGACCTATTGAGTACTGTGTCAACAGCAACTCGTTTAAAACTTATACATGAGTTGAGTCTGTAAGCTTAGTTGATAAGCGTGGAAGTAAGAGTACGACGGGTGCGATTCAATAGTATA
It encodes:
- a CDS encoding PVC-type heme-binding CxxCH protein, yielding MTNFLSPKRSALARRAIALSAAGLVIGGAFVGAYQNRNLNGASNRYLTGLFAQLGDDDKHDPKYAVGSLNVAPGLEATLFAAEPMLANPTDIDVDARGRVWVCEAYNYRPAINGNPTRKEGDRIVILEDQNGDGKADVSKVFYQGADIESPLGIWVQGNKVIVSDSPNVWVFTDENGDDKADKKELLFTGIGGEQHDHGMHTFVFGPDGKWYFNFGNEGGQLKDKDGNPVVDVATGKTIDKQNFKMGMVFRCDPDGKNVEVLGQNFRNNYEVAVDSYGTLWQSDNDDDGNKGVRINYVMEYGNYGYTDEMTGAGWQANRENIEPEIPRRHWHLNDPGVVPNLLQTGAGSPTGMIVYEGKLLPEVFRNQMIHCDAGPNVVRSYPVQKDGAGYKAEIVNVLEGARDQWFRPADVCVAPDGSLIIADWYDPGVGGHQAGDQSRGRVYRVAPPNSPYKMPKVDLTTTEGAIEALQSPNMSIRYAGWQKLSGMGKKAEKELAKLYKTSANPRMQARALWLLSKAEKGPKWIETALKSDNPDLRITGLRAARELKSDIIPYIKQLVNDPDPQVRRECAIALRRNQSAEAPALWAQLASQYDGKDRWYLEALGIGADSNWDTYYTAWVKQMSNERNDAPALANAGGRDIVWRARTKESVPMLAKLAGDPAVDINQRLRYFRAFDFNPGAVEKSNALLGILQANSGSTEVTKLALRHLDPAFVKNSPVATNALNKLMTDVYGTPEYIELVMRFEPVSENAHLAKLAVQKPLEGVGRDAARQLLKQQGSPMVWDVLNGSDPEAAANMLVALRRVGNKESIDILKTVALDEKRSAALRKEATRSLGGSAEGADMVVALLKSGDIKGDYKKAAVQGVSNDWRKNIRQQAASFLDGGQSAEGKKLPAINELLAMNGDAARGVSVFKNNCSICHQVNGEGMDFGPKLSEIGSKLPKEGQYLAILHPDAGISFGYEGWAVKFKDGSTMTGIVSSKTETDLQMKFPGGVVQNYKMSDVVSMKQLDTSMMPSGIQEAMNTQELVDLVDYLSSLKKK
- a CDS encoding GlsB/YeaQ/YmgE family stress response membrane protein, with the translated sequence MGFLYSILIGGIAGYIASRLMDSHNSALVNIILGIVGGFVGGFVARKLGNDPDNDGLFMNLLIAVGGAVLLIFVGRLL